GATCAGAGAGAGGTGTTTGTCTCTCACCAATTATTTTACTCGCCACATTTATAATccttaaaagtttgtttttacttttgacagagagagagttaaacCAAGacacaatattaaaagtaaGAACAGATTCGATAAGTGATTTATATACAACCATCTAAATGTCCTTTTCAATGTTAAAACTCCTTAGTTTTCTCAAAAGGCCTAAATGTTGATaagcctttttaaaaacattgtctgAATGCTTATCAAATGAAAATCGGGAGTCAATCTCTGTACCTAAGTATTTAAAAGATCCCACCTGTTCAACTTCCTCTCCATTAACTAACAAAGGTTCACAAAGCGCTCGTACATTGTTCGCCCCACAACACATTTCTTTAGTTTTACTAATATTAAGCTGCAAAGAACTCTCTTCTGTccaaactgtaaaaaaattaacaaaattgaGGTAAGTATCTAATAACTGAATATCCTTTACTGGATTTAATGAAACCTGGttttaatgaaaccattaccaTTGGGGCTGTAACAACTATTGTGCTAATACTAAACTAAGCACTGTAGTAAACTAACCCACAATGTCCCAACTTAATCAGAGCTGACAGTCATCATCACATGTTGAGTTCCATtccctgggggaaaaaaaaaaaaaatcaaactaaaCTAAACCTAAAGTAAATACCTGCACAGAAGACTCCAGGCACCATGCTGCACAAGATGACAGAGCGCACCTTATTGTTCTTTTTCACTGATTCAACAGCTTCAGACATCTAATGGAAATGATTCAATAAGCACAAAATCACCCACAATTCAATCTGGTAATGCATACAGAGGAATTTGAGTTAAATGCACATTATACTTACCTCCTTTACAAGACTTTTACTGATAGCATTTTTAGATTTAGGTCGATTAAGGCCAAAGACGACGATCCCTAAAAATACAGAAGACCTCAGTAAGCAAAAAGCAATCTGCATTGCAATCAATAAAAGCTTTAGTCATTTTCAAAAGTAAAATCCTTTTTAATTACGGCAGTATGTTGTGTTCAGGAGTATTATCGAGTTTAAATTTTAACACAACTCATCACCTCAGTAGCTTATTTTAAGAATATAATCATTATTTGCCAATTTATTCCTACAGAGGAATTTTTCACTTCAtgcatcctgatgccccttttCACACAGAACAGGAAGTAAAGAAGAAAGGGTTTCTCAGGAATTCTTTCTTTTGTTAAGCGGTCTTAACTGGAACCCTTTCGGACAGGAAAACCCTTTGTTACAGGGTTGTACATAGAACTCAGCTCAGAGGGGCAAACCTAAATAGCTGATAGAAAGAGTGGAAGAGTGTACTGAGTCCAAATTTAGGGTCAGCAGTCTTGGGGCACCACAGGTACCCCAAGCAAACCTGCCAGCTCTCAGATTTAAACTCGCTTTTGGTTACATGCATTTGAGTTATCATGCATGACCCCTGTAACAGCTCAGTGGCGCAGCAGGTAGAGtcgccacctcacagctccagggctggatcctgagtttgggttactccccatgtccatgtgggcttcctctgggttctccagtttcctcctacctcccaaaaacatggcagcaGTTGGACTGGCTATACGAAATcacccctaggtgtgaaggaGGGTGCACGatccctgcgatggactgggaCAGGCTCGAggtccaccacaaccctgaccagaataaagcagttacttaagatgaatgaatgaatgaatgaatgacactCAAAAACTCATCAGTATTCAATATTCCATGGAAATCTTTAGTAAGTACTTtggtattattttgtttatttattcagaaattaGTAATGTCTTGTGAGAACAGCAAGAGGTCGACCCACAAGGAGATGGGCAGTGAGCCACCATGACAGGTTCTTGATCAGGTCAGTGTGACTGACACATGAGGATCTCCCACAGCTCgactttctcacacactgacGTGTTTTAAACCTCAAAACCGCACCGGCTTCGTGTTTTGCCTCAACGCACCGAAATGTAAACAACTCTTAACGCCGTGTTCCCAAGAAACAATGTTTCTACACCACTGCGACTACGAACAGCCTGCTGGCGTCTACCTGAGTCATCTCCGTCCAAATACCTAACGCTCAGGTCATTAGCGTCGGAGCTAAACTGCCGCAAACCGCCATTCGCCGCCCGGCGCGCGCCTCCACCACTTCCGGCTGCAGCGCGACGCATAACATCTTGAAATCTGCAAATGTAGTCGAGAGGCGTCGAGGTTTGGGGTCGAAGCGTCTGAAAAACGACTCTAGACCCCACGAGAAGCGCCATACCGCTTCACTtcgctgcagtgtgtgtgcgtgcgtgttttGACTTTCAACTTTGAACCGCCAGTGACGCAACTGCTAGTCACGTGACTCGCGTCCCAACGGCATTGTGGATTTCCCCCCTCGACGCGTCCAAACCTGAGAACTATCCCAAACACGTCCTCTGTGGAAAAGGAGTGCACTGGGTAGGGcgtaaaaactattttttcaaGTGCACTTAAATAGGAAATAAGGAGCTATTTGGGATTCATCCACAGCTGCGactatttttgttatttctgtcTCCTCTGTTTACCGTATCTTTCTTTTCTTCGTGCTTAATGACGCAGTTTCCtgtgaatattattttttaaacactgactcAAGTTATTTAGTCTGTTAGCACTTAAGTTAAATGTTGCAACTTAACcttttacactctcagaaaagaGGATATTAAACTGTATCTTTccttccctgctgaaaaaaaaaacaatagaaaccatcacagaacttctaatggtttccactacaaataccattacaaaccatcagctaactattaaaaccattaccattaccagTGCTCAGTGGTGTCCattagacataacatgccaccaggcaacaaattaccagtagagacccattacagtttccattaaaaccaatacaattcccattataaccattaaaacattaccattactggtccttaatggtgtccattagacataacatgccgccaggcaacaaattaccagtagagactcAATATAATtaccattataaccattaaaaccattaccattactggtccttaatggtgtCCACTacacataacatgccaccaggcaacaaattaccagtagagacccattacagtttccattcaaaccaatacaattcccattataaccattaaaaccattacaatttctgtgttgttttttcagcagggttgtcactggggtggtacccttaAGGGgttcgccttttttttttttaccttaatgTGTATCTTTTCCTGGAAAGATGCATGTAGTGGATTTAAAGtgttactctaaaagctaactGAAGGCACAAGAGCAGTCCTTAAGGTCCAGTTATGtgctttaaatcattttaataggtacactacattcacattacCATGTAATAGAtactaaaagtacaaaagatgtacccttgagggTACCGCCCCAAAGTGTATTATATTTTGATCTAATATAAtatgcacacatgcatacagacaggtgacaaattagagttaaacactgaataaatcaGTGGAGAAATATAACCCGTGCAAATGCATGATATAATTAGGCAATTAACATTCTACCATGCTCTGTGGCATGTGTAAAAATGGTGATCAGGGTGAGCTGAGCTTGATTTTAGAACAAGACTACAAAAGGAAAAGATATTAGTGACTTCATTATTGGGGCATGAATGGCAGGAGCTTCAGGCACGAAAAAAAACTGGCTGGTGTTTCTTTGGAATAGTGACTAAAATGACATCTTCATTTATATGTATGGGAAGAATGTGAGTAAACAGGTTGGAAATTGTGGTCAAAAGCACATTCAGTGACCGAAATGCTTGTGCATTAGTGCAATATctaaggaaaaacagaaaagcagctGTTCTATACGTGACAAGCGTGAGCAGATTAGATTTTATGCAAGACTAACTACAAGAACAAGGATATTACAGTAGGGTTGCAGTGCACAGACCCCTCATCACAAGGATAAATGCACATCTGAGAGGTCAGTGGTGCTAAAATTATAGGCACTGGTCAGTGAAATGAGGTAAAAAGCAATACTGTTAGGTGAGTCATCCTTCACCATATTCTCAGTCGTGCATGTATGATGTCCACCAAGAGAACAATGCAGACCTGAAGGCTTGACCTTTACAGTGAAGGGGTCTAATGGCTCTGTAAAGTTGTGGGGAATGTTTTGCCAGCACTTTGTGGCTCCACTTGTCCCCTCAGAGGGAAttatcactgcaaatcaatacaaaagtTTTGTGATTGATCCCCTTTATCCTACCTTGAAACTTTTCTCTAtactgatgggagtggtctcttccaggatgaccccgcccccatccacagggcatgagcgCTCACTGAATGGTCTGATGAGTATGAAATGATAAATGCTACATATGCTATGGCTGGTACAGTCACCAGATCGCACACCAGTGGGAGATTTTGGCGCGACGTGTTAGACAGCActttccaccaccatcatcaaaacaccaactgaggctGATCATCCTTCCAgcacagttccagagacttgtaaaATCTATGCCAAGATGCACTGAAGCAGTttatactgcttttttttttttttttcggttgtCACCCATTTGTATATGTCATGTAACTATTATAATATGATAAGAAAATCTGGGTCTTAAACCGACACTCAAATGCTTTAGAATAGATCatgtttgtattaaataaaaaataatggtgAAGCTTTCACGATGGCTGAATTGAGGATGACCTAACCTTGTTTTTGATGTAAATCCCCCGAGTCATATGATCACAGACATATATGCAAATTCAGCAATTTTGATTTTACAGTTTAGCATAACTGAAGATAGCTTGCTGAgcagctacttttttttttctttttgtcagaCTGGACCGTTTAGCAAAGCATGTAACTGCAGCTGCAGTCGCTTTTTTCATCTGTCTTTTACATTAATGGTATCTATTACACTCCTGGTTTTAGTTTCGACACAGAAATAGGATATAACTAACACGCTCAATTAGAGTACTGAAGAAAATCCAAGCTTCCTCCTGACCTTGGGAGGAACTACATATTTGCCAGAGACATTTCATGTACAGTATTACAATCCATTCAATTATGTCCTttagcaatatttattttattgacagtTTATCAACATGAAAAATGCTACCTATTGTTCCTCAAAGAGAACACAGGGTAAAAACGGTGAACCTCCATAGAAATGACACAGTAAAAACAAAGTATTAAGGAGGCACTGACAGTCTAGATCTGCAGTTCATTTAAAATCTTTAGACAATTCATGGTACAATGCAGTTTTCAATACATCCTGTGTAGGTGAAAAAGACAAATTGGTGCTTCAGTGCTTACATACATttattgtaaacaaaaaaaaaaagaacatacaaTAATGTACAACAAATTTTTGAAGAAGACAGCATTAACTTTGCATGTAGTAGCCTAACATTTTGGCTTCTGGGCTACCAGAAGGAGTCATCGGGAGGACACGCCAATCTACAACAGTAAGTGCACAAAACCACTATTCATCTCGATGAACTGCAGCTTTTAGACACCATTTCAGTGGAATGGTGCAGTAGCAGACACAGTGGAAAACAGGTGTTGTGCAAACAGAGAAGCCTCAGTTTGAATAACATCCTTTCGATACCAAGTCATGTTCAGTAGTGCTTTTGGTGGACTCGATAACAGAACCCTGCCGTGTTGCAATCAACTTTTTCAGGGAGGCCACTTCTGCCGACAGGTCGGCGATGCCTTTTTTCAAGTACAAGTTCTCAGACTCTGAGATGGCATAGCAGCCATCCTTAAGGTCTACAACCAGTTTGTTAGTCACAGGCCCAGGTGAGTCGGGGCAAAGTCTGTTCTTGTAGCCATTTGGCGGAGCCTCTGTTTGGTCTTTGTGCCAGTACTCGGGTTGTTGGATCCAGTCCTGTACGTTGTTCACCTGCAGGGAGAGCGGGCTAAGTGATGACTGGGTGTATTCAGGTGTAGATCCCTGACCCATCTGGTAGCATGCCCGTGCAGACATGTCGATGGGGGAAGTGAACTTCCCAGATGAGTCGTAGTCAGGATCGATAGCCTCTACTTTGATCTGGATGGCCCGGGCTTTGATGCGCAGCTTGTGGGGCAGAGCTGAAGCATTGGCATCTGGCACCTTTACAGCAGAGACTATCACGCTTTTTTGGTCAGCATTGGACGGTGCCAGACCTTTGGGGACCTGCTGTTCGTCTTCCCCATCTGATGACTTGCTCACGGTCCCATCGTCACCGTCAGAGGTCCGGGGCGAGTTACTTGATGACCTGGTGAGCTGCAGGAATGGATTTGGCTGGGAGTAGCCTCCAGGGAAAGGACTATTCAGGTAATTTCTGTACAGTTCATACGGACTGGCTCGGTCTCTGGAGTAGTTGCCATTCTCTAATGGCTCTTGCTTGATGATTTCCGGTGTCCTGCATGTGTTCATAGTGCTTGAGTCAGATCCATCTGATAAGGTGCTGTGAGGTGAGTGCTTGATCACTGATATGCAGCTACTGCTCAGGCATGAAGGCTCAGCCTCTCTGGGGTAGGAGCCTTTGACACCATTAGGGGGCGCAAATTCCTGGTACAAGGTGTTCGTAGAGGTGGAGATCTTCTGTACCTCCTGAGCATAGGCAGCCGAGCTCAAAAGGCCGAACTTCAGCTTGAGGGACAGAAGCTCAGCTTTGAGTGAAGCATTCTCCTCACCCAACGCCATCAGCTTGCTCTCTAGCACCATGTCATTGAGCCGCCGCTTCTCCCGTGAGCGTTTTGCCGCCTCGTTGTTCTTGCGTCTCCGCTCCCAGTACAACGTGTCCTTTTTCTCATCCGGGATAAACTCCCGCTTTCTGCGGCATGTGTTTGGTTTGCCCTTGAAGGGCATGCCGGACAGTTTCTGATTGATCAAGTCTCTGTCTGTGCCTTGCAGAGCCATGGCTAAGACCAGGTCGTCGTCTCCACTGTAGGACGGCTCTTTCTTAATGGCCTGCATATTACACAATGGTGTGATCCAAATTGCATAAGCTCTTTAGTTCTCACTTGCGTTGAGGCGAcaaatcatcatcataaacTAAGTGCTAGAAATATCCTGGGCACCAGATAATGATTCCTGTTGGACCTGTTGAAGAGACACAAAGAAAACATTCTTAGAAATTAAggcatataaaataataatgtgatgcAAACCTGGTCTGACTTTGATTAAAGGTTAAAGGCTCACATCACATATTCCAAACAAGAACCTCTGCTTCCCATAAGAAAAGTATGAGTCATGTATCATAATTCATTCCAAATTAGGGACTTATTACAGGCAGTGTTTATCAGGTACAATGAAACATTCAAACAAACTCAAACACCCTACAGTGGTTTATGACTAACACTATTTGTCTCTGACTTAATTCCACCCATAAGAAAGTGAATAGCTTTCATAAAGCTTTAATAAAAGTAACTGGTAATAGCTGAATGAACTGATTATACTCTCTATTATTTGTAATATAACTAAATCACTACAAAACTTCTTAGCCACATACTTCCCTGACAGTTTATTTTTAGAAGAACTACAATTTTGTACAATGCACAAAACAATGCACCAAATAAAATAACGATGACAAATGACAATATcaatttatatatgtttattttaaagttcAGGTTCGGTGTGTGTTATGAATGGGTATTTGTGAGCCAGGTTCAGAGGCTAATGCCAGCAGTATGCTCGGGACAGCAGCACATTGTGCTCTCTATCTTTGAATTCCTCAGTGTTTCTGAGGCGTGACATCACGGAGTCTGAGACAGGCTTGCTCCTGCCGCTGGCTCATTGACATTCAGTAAATTTGTCAGCTGATAAAGTAGCATTATGCAAATTTTACTGAGTTGCTGACACCCCACTGCTCACGATCACACCGCAACCTATTCCTACAACTCTGACTACTCTGTGGATTGGTCTCATTTTGCACAGCATAACACAATTACACATCTTGACAGTTTGTTGGATATTCATCCATAGAATAAATGTATACACTTTCTCAGAAGTGTTAGTGGGTGAGTGGGAGTAATGTAACCATACGTTTTGCCAGAATTTGTATATGCCAGATAAATTTCTTCACACATTCTCATGCCAGGGGTAAAACACTgcaagaagttttttttttttttttttttttttttgctgtatctTTCTCAAAgtggtcagtaaaaaaaaaaaaaaaaaatatatatatatatatatatatatatatatatatatatatatatatatatatatatacatacatgaatcactcaataaatacatgaataaataaagtatataaatcATAAATGGAAGAGGTGATATGAAAGTGCTTTgttataaaatgcaaatattaattAGCTCATACAAAAAAGctggtaaaatgtaaaatctgttATTCTGGTTTTATGTAatcttttacttattttatttatttattttttcatggtgtttattattatttatttgttcatatgATATTCTAATTTTGTTTATCTTTGGcttattaaaacaaatttacatatatatatatatatatatatatatatatatatatatatataataaattttacACTTTTGGCACTTTGATAGGGAGCTCACCTGATCTGACaccaaaataaatgttattaaatttaagattttaaaacagAAGTTTAGAGTtaacccaaataaataaataaataaataaataaatagatagatagatagatagatagatagataaacagttaaacaaacaaataaataaacagataaataaacaaataaataaacagataaatatcaTTTAAGTGTTGGTTTTTGAAGAAAATGTGTTGCCCCCCTTCAAATTATGCAACGCCGCCACTAAAGCACTCGCATGACGTCATCCCTGGAGGTCGGTTACGCAAAAGAGTAACACTGAAtctgcactcttttttttcttccacacattaaaacattatctAACCACCAGAATAAAGACTACCATAGCTTCCATCCGCATTCTGAGCATGCTAGAGAACTGTGATAAACggtttagatgtaaatatgtgAGGGTTTTTTACGGCAGTGACCTTCAACGTGTCGTTCCGGCAACCCGAGCGCTTTGGCTGAAGGGTTCCGACTGGAGCCACGGCTTCAGGAGTGTCCATACCTGCAACGTGCTAGCGATCAGGCTGCTGTAGTGTCTTCCAAAATGTACCAgaaaatcactcacacactcacacatacacacaaaaccccCACAATCTAAGCTTATGTGGCAGATGTTGTTAATGTCTCAGGATCGGGTCTGTGCGCCTCCCGCGATCAGAGCGCAGAACAAAGGAATGCGAGcagccaccaccatcatcatcatcatcatcatcatggtcaccatcacacatcacacGTGGCTGAACAGACCCGagacaataaaaacaaatgggGATCGCCCGAAACCATGCAACAGGAAGCTGATCCAGCAGT
This is a stretch of genomic DNA from Pangasianodon hypophthalmus isolate fPanHyp1 chromosome 17, fPanHyp1.pri, whole genome shotgun sequence. It encodes these proteins:
- the nfil3 gene encoding nuclear factor interleukin-3-regulated protein — translated: MQAIKKEPSYSGDDDLVLAMALQGTDRDLINQKLSGMPFKGKPNTCRRKREFIPDEKKDTLYWERRRKNNEAAKRSREKRRLNDMVLESKLMALGEENASLKAELLSLKLKFGLLSSAAYAQEVQKISTSTNTLYQEFAPPNGVKGSYPREAEPSCLSSSCISVIKHSPHSTLSDGSDSSTMNTCRTPEIIKQEPLENGNYSRDRASPYELYRNYLNSPFPGGYSQPNPFLQLTRSSSNSPRTSDGDDGTVSKSSDGEDEQQVPKGLAPSNADQKSVIVSAVKVPDANASALPHKLRIKARAIQIKVEAIDPDYDSSGKFTSPIDMSARACYQMGQGSTPEYTQSSLSPLSLQVNNVQDWIQQPEYWHKDQTEAPPNGYKNRLCPDSPGPVTNKLVVDLKDGCYAISESENLYLKKGIADLSAEVASLKKLIATRQGSVIESTKSTTEHDLVSKGCYSN